A part of Haloarchaeobius sp. HME9146 genomic DNA contains:
- a CDS encoding DUF4166 domain-containing protein has product MTGVYEYALGDEADDLHPMVRDRYGIGPDEGTACVGRGRMHISRGTHTLPVLYAMTTQNLLFPEAGSDVPFTVTTVGWEHDAGYEVLTTAREFEFDRTRRRFDSLTVWDHENERLLDFLGTDGLIASELHPRVENGALVVEGGKQWLNVGSRFVSLPGPMAASVEVRDRYDETDEQFHVTATVENTLAGHILSYRGAFTQALEPMETVPADLRPSRGLSTLPPV; this is encoded by the coding sequence ATGACCGGCGTCTACGAGTACGCCCTCGGCGACGAGGCCGACGACCTCCATCCGATGGTCCGCGACCGCTACGGTATCGGTCCGGACGAGGGAACTGCCTGCGTGGGCCGGGGCCGGATGCACATCAGCCGCGGCACGCACACCCTGCCGGTGCTGTACGCCATGACGACCCAGAACCTCCTCTTTCCTGAGGCCGGGTCGGACGTGCCGTTCACCGTGACGACCGTCGGCTGGGAGCACGACGCCGGCTACGAGGTGCTCACCACGGCCCGCGAGTTCGAGTTCGACCGGACGCGCCGCCGGTTCGACTCGCTCACCGTCTGGGACCACGAGAACGAGCGCCTGCTCGACTTCCTCGGCACGGACGGGCTCATCGCCTCGGAACTCCACCCCCGGGTCGAGAACGGGGCGCTGGTGGTCGAGGGTGGGAAGCAGTGGCTGAACGTCGGGTCGCGGTTCGTCTCCCTGCCGGGCCCGATGGCGGCGAGTGTCGAGGTTCGCGACCGGTACGACGAGACCGACGAACAGTTCCACGTGACCGCGACGGTCGAGAACACGCTCGCGGGACACATCCTGAGCTACCGCGGGGCATTCACGCAGGCACTGGAGCCGATGGAGACGGTCCCCGCCGACCTCCGGCCGTCCCGTGGTCTGTCGACGCTCCCACCGGTATGA
- a CDS encoding S1C family serine protease — translation MTAPDSPYAGLYRRTIPAVVSIYPSSGDGLTGAGSGFVYDEAGHIVTNHHVVTSSRGRSASERWGRDDDADRLEVRFSRGEWRTASLVGSDPATDLAVLRVESLPAYVTPLRVADENPEPGIPVAALGNPMGLDGTISAGIVSGVTRSMPTHEGFTIPDTVQTDAPINPGNSGGPLVTLSGEVVGVNRARQGDNIGFAISPKLVHRVVPELVSTGEVEHATLHVRTMDVSPSVAEANGLDEPRGVLVVEVREGPASGVLGGCTDTMLIRGREVPVGGDVITGIDGQELHAHEELVRYLMTDVRPGDTVELTVRRPAGETTERLVVTNRTNSHAPDGTDDWADEGDSDGGTRIPLD, via the coding sequence ATGACAGCCCCTGATTCACCCTACGCAGGCCTGTACCGTCGGACCATCCCTGCGGTGGTCTCCATCTATCCGTCCTCGGGGGACGGGCTCACCGGGGCCGGTTCCGGGTTCGTCTACGACGAAGCCGGCCACATCGTCACGAACCACCACGTCGTCACCAGCAGCCGCGGCCGGAGCGCGAGCGAGCGCTGGGGCCGCGACGACGATGCCGACCGCCTCGAGGTCCGCTTCTCGCGCGGTGAGTGGCGAACCGCCTCGCTGGTCGGGTCGGACCCGGCGACCGACCTCGCAGTCCTGCGGGTCGAGAGCCTCCCGGCGTACGTCACGCCGCTGCGAGTCGCGGACGAGAACCCCGAACCGGGTATCCCGGTCGCGGCGCTCGGGAACCCGATGGGGCTCGATGGGACCATCTCGGCCGGCATCGTCTCCGGCGTCACCCGGTCGATGCCGACCCACGAGGGCTTCACCATCCCCGATACCGTCCAGACCGATGCGCCGATCAACCCCGGCAACTCGGGTGGTCCTCTCGTCACGCTCTCCGGTGAGGTCGTCGGCGTCAACCGCGCGAGACAGGGCGACAACATCGGGTTCGCCATCTCGCCGAAGCTCGTCCACCGCGTCGTCCCGGAACTCGTTTCGACCGGCGAGGTCGAACACGCGACCCTCCACGTCCGCACGATGGACGTCTCGCCCAGCGTCGCGGAGGCGAACGGGCTCGACGAACCGCGGGGTGTCCTCGTCGTCGAGGTCCGAGAGGGGCCGGCCAGTGGCGTCCTCGGTGGCTGCACCGATACGATGCTCATCAGGGGTCGAGAGGTCCCGGTCGGCGGTGACGTCATCACCGGTATCGACGGGCAGGAACTTCACGCGCACGAAGAACTCGTCCGCTACCTCATGACGGACGTCCGACCCGGCGACACCGTCGAGCTGACGGTCAGACGCCCTGCCGGGGAGACGACGGAGCGCCTCGTCGTGACGAACCGGACGAACTCACACGCGCCCGATGGCACCGACGACTGGGCGGACGAGGGCGACTCGGACGGTGGGACGCGGATACCGCTCGACTGA
- a CDS encoding cytochrome c biogenesis CcdA family protein: MLARFVEVFVIGFATPLTAACALPLYPGFLAYLSSQGEETALPSGVLAGLVTLGVIAFMGTVGLLFSFLLGESLTTVVELVSPVAFGVLAVLSVALLFDLDLAHRLPTKEPPQTSHPASTAFGYGFFFGAIVLPCNPGLLALFFARAPVLFDTPVEGFLGFLLFGIGMGTPLLLFGLISQSAGQRVTRTLAKHSSGINRVTGAVMLLVASYYLLVVFDVAGVSGIVTPYFDAVFGAFSA; the protein is encoded by the coding sequence ATGCTAGCGCGGTTCGTCGAGGTGTTCGTCATCGGGTTCGCGACCCCGCTGACGGCGGCCTGTGCGCTGCCGCTCTACCCCGGATTCCTCGCGTATCTCTCCTCGCAGGGCGAGGAGACCGCGCTGCCCTCGGGCGTGCTCGCGGGCCTGGTCACCCTCGGCGTCATCGCGTTCATGGGCACCGTCGGCCTGCTGTTCTCGTTCCTGCTCGGGGAGTCGCTGACGACCGTGGTCGAACTCGTCTCCCCGGTCGCCTTCGGCGTGCTCGCCGTGTTGAGCGTCGCCCTGTTGTTCGACCTCGACCTCGCACACCGCTTGCCTACGAAGGAGCCGCCACAGACGAGCCACCCCGCCTCGACCGCCTTCGGGTACGGGTTCTTCTTCGGAGCCATCGTCTTGCCCTGTAATCCCGGCCTGCTGGCGCTCTTCTTTGCCCGCGCTCCGGTCCTGTTCGACACGCCGGTCGAGGGCTTCCTGGGCTTCCTGCTGTTCGGCATCGGGATGGGAACCCCGCTCCTGCTGTTCGGGCTGATCTCGCAGTCCGCCGGTCAGCGCGTCACCCGAACCCTCGCGAAACACAGTTCGGGCATCAACCGCGTCACGGGCGCGGTGATGCTGCTGGTCGCGAGCTACTACCTGCTCGTCGTGTTCGACGTGGCGGGCGTCTCCGGTATCGTGACCCCGTACTTCGACGCGGTGTTCGGGGCGTTCTCCGCGTAG
- a CDS encoding TlpA disulfide reductase family protein codes for MDSLSRRDALRLAGLGTVGLAGCLSGGGTDDTGTDGGGGSDTAWEDTELTNVLTGETFTVSQFDKPVLVETFAVWCSNCKRQQDELIEFHEAVGDDVVSVALNIDQNEDAEKVRNHAESHGYDWYYAVSPPAVTRQIVDEFGTSMTSPPIVPMLLRCSDGTTTRLKDGHKETSFLREKANGC; via the coding sequence ATGGACTCGCTCTCCCGCAGGGATGCCCTCCGACTGGCAGGCCTCGGCACCGTTGGCCTCGCCGGCTGCCTCTCCGGCGGCGGTACAGACGACACTGGAACAGATGGCGGCGGCGGTAGCGACACCGCCTGGGAAGACACCGAACTCACGAACGTCCTCACCGGCGAGACCTTCACCGTCTCCCAGTTCGACAAGCCCGTCCTCGTCGAGACGTTCGCCGTCTGGTGCTCGAACTGCAAGCGCCAGCAGGACGAGCTGATAGAATTTCACGAGGCGGTCGGCGACGACGTGGTGAGCGTCGCGCTCAACATCGACCAGAACGAGGACGCCGAGAAGGTACGCAACCACGCAGAATCGCATGGTTACGACTGGTACTACGCCGTCTCCCCACCTGCGGTCACCCGGCAGATCGTCGACGAGTTCGGGACGTCGATGACCTCGCCACCCATCGTCCCGATGCTGTTGCGCTGCAGTGACGGCACGACGACCCGGCTGAAGGACGGCCACAAGGAGACCAGCTTCCTCCGCGAGAAAGCGAACGGATGCTAG
- a CDS encoding YndJ family protein, with amino-acid sequence MSPARTRNGRLNIAPSDASALLGGVLWLALVLAGDLDAIDRALALAPLVLVPLGIGMAATPPFPGFAGRLHGLAVTAQPVGAALFVASLVAPVNGPTAALLASPWVLVTGLLGALALVRVRKRGATSVPENLVDAGLAYSVVGAVALVLFHLGLTFWFDPTIVRLTAVHFHYAGFALPLVTGLVGRSLETESSLYDTAAVVVLVGPGLIALGISFSPVIEVLAVGAFTLAVTLLAGFVTVQVAPTRQRPQGALLALSSLALPVSMALALGYAVSVYAGADVLGLRILTMVRIHGSLNAFGFALLGLVGWRLAVPEW; translated from the coding sequence ATGAGTCCCGCTAGGACGCGCAACGGGAGACTGAACATCGCGCCGTCCGACGCGAGCGCCCTGCTCGGGGGTGTGCTCTGGCTGGCCCTCGTCCTCGCCGGCGACCTCGACGCCATCGACCGGGCGCTGGCGCTGGCCCCACTGGTACTCGTTCCACTTGGTATCGGCATGGCAGCGACCCCGCCGTTCCCCGGCTTCGCCGGACGGCTCCACGGGCTGGCGGTCACGGCCCAGCCGGTCGGCGCGGCCCTGTTCGTCGCCTCACTGGTCGCGCCGGTGAACGGGCCGACTGCAGCCCTGCTGGCGTCGCCCTGGGTGCTCGTCACCGGCCTGCTCGGGGCCCTCGCGCTCGTCCGAGTCCGGAAACGGGGAGCCACGTCGGTGCCGGAGAACCTCGTCGATGCCGGCCTGGCGTACTCGGTGGTCGGCGCGGTCGCACTCGTCCTGTTCCACCTCGGGCTGACGTTCTGGTTCGACCCGACCATCGTCCGGCTCACCGCGGTCCACTTCCACTACGCCGGGTTCGCGCTCCCGCTCGTGACGGGACTGGTGGGCCGGTCACTGGAGACTGAGTCGTCGCTGTACGACACGGCCGCGGTGGTCGTGCTCGTCGGCCCGGGCCTCATCGCGCTCGGTATCTCGTTCTCTCCCGTGATCGAGGTGCTCGCCGTCGGGGCGTTCACCCTCGCGGTGACGCTCCTCGCCGGGTTCGTGACCGTGCAGGTCGCCCCCACCCGTCAGCGGCCGCAAGGAGCCCTGCTCGCGCTGTCTTCACTTGCATTACCGGTGTCGATGGCGCTCGCGTTGGGCTACGCCGTCTCGGTGTACGCCGGGGCCGACGTACTTGGCCTGCGCATCCTGACGATGGTCCGGATCCACGGCTCGCTGAACGCGTTCGGGTTCGCGTTGCTGGGGCTGGTCGGGTGGCGACTGGCGGTGCCAGAGTGGTGA
- the katG gene encoding catalase/peroxidase HPI, translating into MTGSNQDWWPNQLNLNILDQNAQSVDPMGEEFDYGEAFEALDLDAVKSDIEDVMTTSQDWWPADYGHYGPLFIRMAWHSAGTYRTSDGRGGAASGQQRLAPLNSWPDNANLDKARRLLWPVKQKYGRNLSWADLMILAGNVAIESMGGKTFGFAGGREDAYQPDESVDWGPESEFEASERFDEDGELQEGLGATVMGLIYVNPEGPDGNPDPEASAKNIRESFSRMAMNDKETAALIAGGHTFGKVHGADSGDNLGPEPEAAPIEKQGLGWENEYGSGKGGDTITSGIEGPWTQAPIDWDLGYIDNLLDYEWEPEKGPGGAWQWTPKDEELKDSVPDAHDESETVTPMMLTTDIALKRDPDYREIIEGFQENPMDFGISFAKAWYKLTHRDMGPPTRFRGPEVPDEEMLWQDPLPEADYDLVGDAEVAELKAEILDSDLSVSQLARTAWAAASTYRDSDKRGGVNGARIRLNPQKDWEVNQPEALETVLATLEGIQEDFNSSRSDDVQVSLADLIVLGGNAAVEEAAADAGYDVEVPFEPGRVDASQDQTDVESFEALKPKADGFRNYLADDAERPAEELLVDKAELLNLTAPEMTVLVGGMRALDANYDDSDRGVFTEQPETLTNDFFVNLLSMDYEWEPVSDDEYVFEVRDRDTSEVEWEGTRFDLVFGSNSRLRAIADVYGADDAEEKFVEDFVDAWSKVMRNDRFDLE; encoded by the coding sequence ATGACTGGGTCCAACCAGGACTGGTGGCCGAATCAGCTGAACCTGAACATACTCGACCAGAACGCGCAGTCGGTCGATCCGATGGGTGAAGAGTTCGACTACGGCGAGGCGTTCGAAGCGCTCGACCTCGATGCCGTGAAGTCGGATATCGAAGACGTGATGACGACATCGCAGGACTGGTGGCCGGCCGACTACGGCCACTACGGGCCGCTGTTCATCCGGATGGCGTGGCACAGCGCCGGGACGTACCGGACCAGCGACGGCCGCGGGGGCGCAGCCTCCGGCCAACAGCGCCTCGCACCGCTCAACAGCTGGCCGGACAACGCGAACCTCGACAAGGCACGCCGACTGCTCTGGCCGGTCAAGCAGAAGTACGGCCGTAACCTCTCGTGGGCCGACCTGATGATTCTCGCCGGGAACGTCGCCATCGAGTCGATGGGCGGCAAGACGTTCGGCTTCGCCGGCGGCCGCGAGGACGCCTACCAGCCCGACGAGTCCGTCGACTGGGGTCCCGAGAGCGAGTTCGAGGCGTCCGAGCGCTTCGACGAAGACGGCGAACTCCAGGAGGGTCTCGGCGCGACCGTCATGGGCCTCATCTACGTGAACCCGGAGGGCCCGGACGGGAATCCGGACCCGGAAGCATCCGCGAAGAACATCCGCGAGTCGTTCAGCCGCATGGCGATGAACGACAAGGAGACCGCCGCACTCATCGCCGGAGGGCACACGTTCGGGAAGGTCCACGGTGCTGACTCCGGGGACAACCTCGGTCCCGAGCCGGAAGCGGCCCCCATCGAGAAGCAGGGCCTCGGCTGGGAGAACGAGTACGGCTCCGGCAAGGGCGGCGACACCATCACCAGCGGTATCGAGGGCCCGTGGACGCAGGCACCCATCGACTGGGACCTCGGCTACATCGACAACCTCCTCGACTACGAGTGGGAGCCCGAGAAGGGCCCCGGCGGTGCGTGGCAGTGGACGCCGAAGGACGAGGAACTGAAAGACAGCGTGCCGGACGCACACGACGAGTCCGAGACGGTGACGCCGATGATGCTCACCACGGACATCGCGCTGAAGCGCGACCCCGACTACCGGGAGATCATCGAGGGCTTCCAGGAGAACCCGATGGACTTCGGTATCTCCTTCGCGAAGGCCTGGTACAAGCTCACCCACCGTGACATGGGCCCGCCGACCCGGTTCCGCGGCCCGGAGGTTCCGGACGAGGAGATGCTGTGGCAGGACCCGCTTCCCGAAGCGGACTACGACCTCGTCGGCGACGCGGAGGTCGCCGAGCTCAAGGCGGAGATCCTCGACTCGGACCTGTCCGTCTCCCAGCTGGCCCGGACCGCCTGGGCGGCAGCCTCGACGTACCGCGACAGCGACAAGCGCGGGGGCGTCAACGGGGCCCGCATCCGGCTGAACCCCCAGAAGGACTGGGAGGTCAACCAGCCCGAGGCGCTGGAGACCGTGCTGGCCACCCTCGAAGGTATCCAGGAGGACTTCAACAGCTCGCGCTCCGACGACGTGCAGGTCTCGCTCGCCGACCTCATCGTGCTGGGCGGGAACGCGGCTGTCGAGGAGGCAGCGGCGGACGCCGGCTACGACGTGGAGGTTCCGTTCGAGCCGGGCCGCGTCGACGCCTCGCAGGACCAGACCGACGTCGAGTCGTTCGAGGCGCTCAAGCCGAAGGCCGACGGCTTCCGGAACTACCTCGCGGACGACGCCGAGCGCCCGGCCGAGGAACTGCTGGTCGACAAGGCGGAGCTGCTGAACCTGACCGCGCCCGAGATGACGGTTCTCGTCGGTGGCATGCGCGCCCTCGACGCGAACTACGACGACTCCGACCGCGGCGTGTTCACGGAGCAGCCGGAGACGCTGACCAACGACTTCTTCGTGAACCTGCTCAGCATGGACTACGAGTGGGAGCCGGTCTCCGACGACGAGTACGTGTTCGAGGTCCGCGACCGCGACACCAGCGAAGTCGAGTGGGAGGGCACCCGCTTCGACCTCGTCTTCGGGTCGAACTCCCGCCTGCGCGCCATCGCGGACGTCTACGGCGCGGACGACGCCGAGGAGAAGTTCGTCGAGGACTTCGTCGACGCGTGGTCGAAGGTCATGCGTAACGACCGCTTCGACCTCGAGTAA